A single region of the Austwickia chelonae genome encodes:
- a CDS encoding sodium:proton antiporter, with protein sequence MAFVTAWWTLIPFALMLAAIAVCPLHPATAHRWEDWRFQLAIALGLGVPVAAWLVASGEAESVGHAGLEYFQFIALLFSLYTVSGGIYLSGDIHANPRNNTIFLAIGGAIASVIGTTGAAMLLIRPLLNTNSERKLRVHTVVFAIFVVANCGGLLTPLGDPPLFLGMLRGVPFTWTFGLFPEWLFTNGLLLLTYYALDRKLYGEEAPEDIYRDDTNVKPLGLHGHINIVFLAVIVLSVALLPSVDLHAIEEGHAHLTSFVPWRELVMLGVAGASFLWSDREARFVHNAFTWGPILEVGVLFIGIFLTMIPALHYLAAIAPSLPLNQVSFFAFTGVLSSVLDNAPTYATFFEMASTLPGEPRIAGVPEVYLVAISLGAVMCGAMTYIGNGPNFMVKSVAESAGVKMPSFGGYVVWSMRFLAPILVAMMLIFVAPGTWPRIAGIVLTVLIVARALMVIHRAEPVKHLESAAKATD encoded by the coding sequence ATGGCGTTCGTGACTGCCTGGTGGACTCTCATCCCGTTCGCTCTGATGCTCGCAGCCATTGCCGTGTGTCCGCTCCATCCGGCCACCGCGCATCGCTGGGAGGATTGGCGTTTTCAGCTGGCCATCGCCCTAGGGCTGGGTGTGCCGGTGGCTGCTTGGTTGGTGGCTTCCGGCGAGGCCGAATCGGTGGGACATGCGGGCCTGGAGTATTTCCAGTTCATCGCCCTGCTGTTCAGCCTGTACACCGTGTCGGGAGGGATCTACCTCTCCGGTGACATCCACGCCAACCCGCGCAACAACACCATCTTCCTCGCGATCGGTGGCGCCATCGCCTCGGTGATCGGGACGACAGGAGCGGCCATGCTCCTGATCCGCCCCCTTCTGAACACCAACTCCGAGCGCAAGCTGCGAGTGCACACGGTCGTTTTCGCGATCTTCGTCGTCGCGAACTGTGGTGGTCTGCTGACCCCGCTGGGCGACCCGCCGCTCTTCCTCGGCATGTTGCGGGGGGTGCCGTTCACCTGGACCTTCGGGCTCTTCCCGGAGTGGCTGTTCACCAACGGCCTGCTGCTGCTCACGTACTACGCCCTCGACCGCAAGCTGTACGGGGAAGAAGCCCCCGAGGACATCTACCGGGACGACACGAATGTGAAGCCGCTGGGGCTTCACGGGCACATCAACATCGTCTTCCTCGCGGTGATCGTGCTCTCCGTGGCGCTGCTTCCGTCGGTCGACCTGCACGCCATCGAGGAGGGGCACGCGCATCTGACCTCCTTCGTTCCGTGGCGTGAGCTGGTCATGCTGGGGGTCGCCGGAGCGTCCTTCCTCTGGAGCGACCGGGAGGCACGTTTCGTGCACAATGCCTTCACCTGGGGGCCGATCCTGGAGGTCGGGGTGCTCTTCATCGGGATCTTCCTGACCATGATCCCCGCCCTGCACTACTTGGCGGCGATCGCTCCTTCGTTGCCGTTGAACCAGGTCAGCTTCTTCGCCTTCACCGGTGTGCTCTCCTCGGTGCTCGACAATGCCCCGACCTATGCCACCTTCTTCGAAATGGCGTCGACCTTGCCCGGTGAACCGCGGATCGCCGGGGTGCCGGAGGTCTACCTGGTGGCGATCAGCCTGGGGGCGGTCATGTGCGGTGCGATGACGTACATCGGTAACGGCCCGAACTTCATGGTGAAGTCGGTGGCCGAGTCGGCCGGGGTGAAGATGCCCAGCTTCGGCGGCTACGTGGTCTGGTCGATGCGTTTCCTGGCACCGATCCTGGTGGCCATGATGCTGATCTTCGTGGCGCCGGGGACCTGGCCTCGGATCGCCGGGATCGTGCTGACCGTGCTGATCGTGGCGCGGGCTCTGATGGTGATCCATCGGGCAGAGCCGGTGAAGCATCTGGAGTCGGCGGCCAAAGCCACCGACTGA
- a CDS encoding L,D-transpeptidase family protein — MTLLVRPHRRVRRSRGVLPFLSALLALFAVGLPAQARVGGDERPDPATAYSSEHKRTLDGLGSSLPVPYSGAARQLVVVRADCRACTSATLQAWEVIGPGRGVPVTPPVRAKIGERGVGAAYENSRLTPLGTYDLTGAFGRQSDPGTRMPYFVAGLHDYWDDDSGSPTYNQHVYSPQRPAGESLGGAGAVYDYAVVMGVNPARRPYGGSGFFLHVTDGRPTLGCVAIDAPTLVRILRWLAPASRPQIVVTL; from the coding sequence ATGACCCTCCTCGTGAGGCCACACCGGCGTGTTCGGCGTTCCCGCGGTGTCCTCCCTTTCTTGTCGGCTCTGCTCGCCCTCTTCGCGGTGGGTCTGCCCGCCCAGGCGAGGGTCGGAGGTGACGAGCGCCCTGATCCTGCGACGGCCTACTCCTCGGAGCACAAGCGCACCTTGGACGGCCTGGGGTCGTCGCTGCCCGTGCCTTATTCCGGCGCTGCGCGACAGCTGGTCGTCGTCCGGGCGGATTGCCGTGCCTGTACCTCGGCGACCCTGCAGGCCTGGGAGGTGATCGGCCCAGGACGCGGGGTGCCGGTGACCCCGCCGGTGAGGGCGAAGATCGGCGAACGTGGGGTGGGCGCAGCCTACGAGAACTCGAGGCTGACTCCGCTGGGTACCTATGACCTGACCGGGGCGTTCGGGCGACAGTCCGACCCGGGGACCCGGATGCCCTACTTCGTGGCGGGCCTGCACGACTACTGGGACGACGACTCGGGGTCACCGACCTACAACCAGCACGTCTACAGCCCACAGCGCCCAGCAGGGGAGAGCCTCGGCGGTGCCGGCGCGGTCTACGACTACGCGGTGGTGATGGGGGTGAACCCGGCGCGTCGACCCTACGGCGGGAGTGGTTTCTTCCTCCATGTGACGGACGGCCGGCCCACCTTGGGTTGTGTGGCGATCGACGCGCCGACCTTGGTGCGGATTCTGCGTTGGCTCGCTCCGGCTTCTCGCCCGCAGATCGTCGTGACCCTGTGA
- the gndA gene encoding NADP-dependent phosphogluconate dehydrogenase: protein MTMEIPTPGSAQVGVIGMAVMGSSLARNMARKGYRVAVYNRTTAKTQQVIDAYGHEGAFLPSERLADFVASLERPRRMVIMVQAGRGTDAVIDELIPLLEEGDIVVDGGNAYYEDTRRRESKLRALGLHFVGAGISGGEVGALEGPSIMPGGSPESYQALGPILESISAQVGDDPCCTYIGTDGAGHFVKMIHNGIEYADMQFIGEAYTLLKAAGLSYEEMADTFATWNTGDLDSYLIEITSDVLRQQDALTGKPLVEVIVDQAGMKGTGTWTVQSALSLGVPVNAISEAVFARAISSHPELRIAAQKALEGPDGVLGELEDRQAFVDDIRDALWASKVVAYAQGLDEIRTAGQQYGWEIDVAEVAKIWRAGCIIRAELLERIRSEYAAGNLVTLLEAPSIRAELARCQQAWRRVISRAVLAGVPVPGFSAALSYYDQARSPRLNAALTQGLRDYFGAHTYRRIDAEGDFHILWSGDRSEVAGESTH, encoded by the coding sequence ATGACCATGGAGATCCCCACACCCGGAAGCGCACAGGTCGGCGTGATCGGCATGGCGGTCATGGGAAGCAGCCTGGCCCGCAACATGGCCCGCAAGGGATACCGGGTCGCCGTCTACAACCGCACCACGGCCAAGACCCAGCAGGTGATCGACGCCTACGGCCACGAAGGCGCCTTCCTGCCCTCCGAACGGCTCGCCGACTTCGTCGCCAGCCTGGAGCGTCCCCGCCGGATGGTCATCATGGTCCAGGCCGGACGAGGCACCGACGCCGTCATCGACGAACTCATCCCGCTGCTGGAAGAGGGCGACATCGTCGTCGACGGCGGAAATGCCTACTACGAGGACACTCGACGCCGGGAGTCCAAACTGCGCGCCCTGGGCCTGCACTTCGTCGGCGCCGGGATCTCCGGCGGCGAGGTCGGCGCGCTGGAAGGGCCCTCGATCATGCCCGGCGGGTCCCCGGAGTCCTACCAGGCCCTCGGCCCGATCCTGGAGAGCATCTCCGCCCAGGTCGGCGACGACCCCTGCTGCACGTACATCGGCACCGACGGGGCCGGCCACTTCGTGAAGATGATCCACAACGGCATCGAATATGCCGACATGCAGTTCATCGGTGAGGCCTACACCCTGCTCAAGGCCGCCGGGCTCTCCTACGAGGAGATGGCCGACACCTTCGCCACCTGGAACACCGGCGACCTGGACTCCTACCTGATCGAGATCACCTCCGACGTCCTCCGCCAGCAGGATGCCCTGACCGGAAAGCCCCTCGTCGAGGTCATCGTCGACCAGGCCGGGATGAAGGGCACCGGCACCTGGACCGTGCAGTCGGCGCTCTCCCTGGGAGTGCCCGTCAACGCCATCTCCGAGGCCGTCTTCGCCCGAGCCATCTCCAGCCACCCCGAGCTGCGCATAGCCGCCCAGAAGGCTCTGGAAGGCCCTGACGGTGTCCTCGGCGAGCTCGAGGACCGCCAGGCCTTCGTGGACGACATCCGGGACGCCCTGTGGGCCAGCAAGGTCGTCGCCTACGCCCAGGGACTGGACGAGATCCGCACCGCTGGTCAGCAGTACGGCTGGGAGATCGACGTCGCCGAGGTCGCCAAGATCTGGCGGGCCGGTTGCATCATCCGTGCCGAGCTCCTCGAACGCATCCGCAGCGAGTACGCCGCAGGCAACCTGGTCACCCTCCTGGAGGCGCCCTCGATCCGCGCCGAACTGGCCCGCTGCCAGCAGGCCTGGCGCCGGGTCATTTCCCGGGCCGTCCTCGCCGGAGTGCCCGTCCCCGGGTTCTCCGCCGCGCTGTCCTACTACGACCAGGCCCGCTCCCCCAGGCTGAACGCCGCGCTCACGCAAGGACTGCGGGACTACTTCGGCGCCCACACCTACCGTCGCATCGACGCCGAGGGCGACTTCCACATCCTGTGGTCCGGAGACCGCAGTGAGGTCGCCGGCGAGTCCACCCACTGA
- a CDS encoding carbon-nitrogen hydrolase family protein: MTPTTVTVAAAQIRAVGDPTENLSTVAEQTRRAADAGARIVVFPEATMAAFGSDLAAVAEPLDGPFAEGVRHTAEQHGITLVVGMFTPATDGRVHNTLLLTGPDGECTYDKIHLYDAFGSRESDTVAPGNRLVTAQVAGITVGLATCFDLRFAAQFIDLGRAGSELVIVPACWGEGPGKAEQWDLLVRARAMDAQSHLLACDTAWQPPAGSTPLGIGRSTLVDPLGGVRSRLSHEESLLLADIAPHIVHDTRKRLKTL, encoded by the coding sequence ATGACCCCCACCACGGTGACCGTGGCCGCCGCACAGATCCGCGCCGTCGGCGATCCCACCGAGAACCTGTCGACCGTTGCCGAACAAACCCGCCGCGCCGCCGACGCAGGTGCCCGAATCGTCGTCTTCCCCGAAGCCACCATGGCCGCCTTCGGCAGCGATCTCGCCGCCGTCGCCGAACCACTCGACGGACCCTTCGCCGAGGGCGTACGCCATACGGCCGAACAACACGGCATCACCCTCGTCGTCGGCATGTTCACCCCGGCCACCGACGGACGCGTACACAACACCCTGTTGCTGACCGGCCCGGACGGCGAATGCACCTACGACAAGATCCACCTGTACGACGCCTTCGGCAGCCGCGAGTCCGACACCGTCGCGCCCGGCAACCGCCTCGTCACCGCCCAGGTCGCCGGGATCACCGTCGGCCTGGCCACCTGCTTCGACCTCCGCTTCGCCGCTCAGTTCATCGACCTGGGGCGCGCCGGGAGCGAACTGGTCATCGTCCCGGCATGCTGGGGCGAAGGCCCCGGGAAGGCCGAACAGTGGGATCTCCTCGTCCGCGCCCGCGCCATGGACGCCCAGAGCCACCTCCTGGCCTGTGACACGGCCTGGCAGCCACCCGCCGGAAGCACCCCCCTGGGCATCGGACGGTCCACACTCGTCGACCCACTGGGTGGTGTCCGCTCCCGGCTGTCCCACGAGGAGTCGCTACTGCTTGCAGACATCGCTCCCCACATCGTCCACGACACCCGGAAGCGACTGAAAACACTGTAA
- a CDS encoding GntR family transcriptional regulator — protein sequence MQQASTHAGNRTPVVRRALQDEVYDAVLHMLLSGEVTPGSPLGIDALATRLGVSPTPVREALVRLEATSLVERSAMRGYRVAPPVDATQVKELFDVRLVIELAAATRAYDKREIVACALAENRPEHVRLVDELEGTSDELSASAYAASLHRFYEADWSFHHSIANHCENRYLKEIFARLRTSFLRLQQIITVDAVSAAAALEEHDAIQSAFREGALADVERTVAHHVIQSRDRVLTFACKLPEPQ from the coding sequence ATGCAACAGGCCAGTACGCACGCCGGAAACCGGACCCCGGTCGTACGTCGCGCCCTCCAGGACGAGGTCTACGACGCCGTCCTCCACATGCTGCTCAGCGGCGAAGTCACACCAGGTTCTCCTTTGGGGATCGACGCCTTGGCCACCCGCCTCGGTGTCTCGCCAACCCCTGTCCGGGAGGCCCTGGTGCGATTGGAAGCGACCTCCCTGGTCGAACGGTCAGCGATGCGCGGATATCGGGTGGCTCCACCCGTAGATGCCACGCAGGTGAAAGAGCTCTTCGATGTCCGCCTGGTCATCGAGCTCGCCGCCGCCACTCGCGCCTACGACAAACGGGAGATCGTCGCCTGCGCGCTCGCGGAAAACCGCCCCGAGCACGTACGGCTGGTGGATGAACTGGAAGGCACATCGGACGAGCTGTCCGCTTCGGCATACGCCGCAAGTCTGCACCGCTTCTACGAAGCTGATTGGAGTTTCCACCACTCGATCGCAAATCATTGCGAGAACCGCTATCTCAAGGAGATCTTCGCCCGACTACGGACGAGCTTCCTGCGCTTGCAACAGATCATCACCGTTGACGCGGTGTCAGCTGCTGCGGCTCTGGAAGAGCACGATGCGATTCAGAGCGCATTCCGCGAAGGCGCGCTAGCCGACGTGGAACGAACGGTCGCCCATCACGTGATCCAGTCACGTGATCGTGTGCTGACCTTCGCGTGCAAGCTCCCCGAGCCGCAATAG
- a CDS encoding CAT RNA binding domain-containing protein yields MLIAVKALNHNAVVCVNAAGQERIAMGKGIGFRVKAEDPVDPTRIQRTFIPSMEDPVDRLAALLPHLARADVAVAALALEKVTVNYGASVTRKIATPFTEHVASALRRARQDMTVNRSLATDVDLLHPRDMSFARTVIGSISTRTGLHLGDDEAAPVALYLVNARQGGGNMSRTLARAEMVSACLDLVRTHSLHRGEERAEWQRFAAHVRFLLDHGAHGPDDAPRSPVETVETILRASYPRSYRVAKEVAELVAGHRGSPLAGEEVAYLTMQCTRLLPER; encoded by the coding sequence GTGCTCATCGCTGTCAAGGCCCTGAATCACAACGCTGTGGTCTGTGTCAATGCCGCCGGGCAAGAACGCATCGCCATGGGAAAGGGCATCGGCTTCCGGGTGAAAGCCGAGGATCCGGTCGATCCCACCCGGATACAACGCACCTTCATCCCCAGCATGGAAGACCCCGTAGACCGACTCGCCGCCCTTCTGCCGCATCTAGCCCGTGCGGATGTGGCGGTGGCCGCCCTCGCCTTGGAGAAGGTGACCGTGAACTACGGCGCCTCGGTCACCCGGAAGATCGCCACCCCCTTCACCGAGCATGTGGCCTCCGCGCTGCGACGTGCTCGCCAGGACATGACGGTGAACCGTTCCTTGGCCACCGATGTCGACCTGTTGCATCCACGCGACATGTCCTTCGCCCGGACAGTGATCGGATCGATCAGCACTCGCACTGGACTCCACTTGGGAGACGACGAGGCCGCTCCCGTTGCGCTGTACCTGGTGAACGCCCGCCAAGGCGGGGGGAACATGTCCCGGACCCTAGCCCGGGCAGAGATGGTGAGCGCCTGCCTGGACCTGGTGCGTACGCACTCTCTGCACCGAGGTGAAGAACGTGCCGAATGGCAGCGGTTCGCAGCCCATGTGCGCTTTCTACTGGACCACGGGGCACATGGTCCCGACGACGCCCCCCGATCTCCGGTGGAGACGGTCGAGACGATCCTGCGCGCCTCCTACCCGCGGTCGTACCGGGTGGCGAAAGAGGTTGCCGAACTCGTCGCGGGCCACCGGGGTAGCCCCCTGGCCGGAGAAGAGGTCGCCTATCTGACGATGCAATGCACCCGGCTGCTACCCGAGCGCTGA
- a CDS encoding pyridoxal phosphate-dependent aminotransferase: MALAQRLQDLGTETAFAVSATAADWAARGNTVYPFHLGDIDLATPANIVEAMNKAIADGKTGYCPGAGIPQLREALAADINSLRGTDYSTDNVIVQPGGKPVITKFLQVVMNPGDEVLFPNPGFPIYESQIEYLGGKGLPYGYIPTESGFKLDFDRIRSLVTPKTKAIIYNDLQNPISAESTDAEREEVARFAQEHDLWVLSDEAYFETRYSGQSKSITSLDGMKDRTVILYTFSKKFAMTGWRLGAAIVPDALSGHFSTLNTNNESCTTHFVQYAGLAGLTGDQSEVQSILKTLEGRRDAAFDALTAIPGLKLAKPESTFYLFPDVTETMQRVGIEDLGEFAEEALHQTGCSFCTRNHFGRPLPGEDRKFIRIAYSGISAERITEGLGKLKEWVESK, encoded by the coding sequence ATGGCACTTGCACAGCGGTTGCAGGACCTCGGCACCGAAACAGCTTTCGCTGTCTCTGCGACGGCGGCGGACTGGGCCGCACGCGGAAACACCGTCTACCCCTTCCACCTCGGCGACATCGACCTGGCAACCCCGGCGAACATCGTCGAAGCCATGAACAAGGCCATCGCCGACGGCAAGACCGGCTACTGCCCGGGTGCCGGCATTCCGCAGCTGCGTGAGGCACTCGCTGCCGACATCAACTCCCTGCGCGGCACCGACTACTCGACCGACAATGTCATCGTGCAGCCCGGTGGCAAACCGGTCATCACCAAATTCCTCCAGGTCGTCATGAACCCCGGCGACGAGGTGCTCTTCCCCAACCCCGGCTTCCCGATCTACGAGTCCCAGATCGAATACCTCGGCGGCAAGGGCCTGCCCTACGGGTACATCCCCACCGAATCCGGCTTCAAGCTCGACTTCGACCGCATCCGCTCCCTGGTGACGCCCAAGACCAAGGCGATCATCTACAACGACCTGCAGAACCCGATCAGCGCCGAGTCCACGGACGCCGAGCGCGAAGAGGTCGCCCGTTTCGCTCAGGAACACGACCTGTGGGTGCTCTCCGACGAGGCGTACTTCGAGACCCGTTACTCGGGTCAGAGCAAGTCCATCACCAGCCTCGACGGCATGAAGGACCGCACGGTCATCCTCTACACCTTCTCCAAGAAGTTCGCGATGACCGGATGGCGACTCGGCGCCGCGATCGTGCCCGACGCCCTCTCCGGACACTTCAGCACCCTCAACACCAACAACGAATCCTGCACGACCCACTTCGTGCAGTACGCCGGCCTCGCCGGGCTCACCGGCGACCAGAGCGAGGTCCAGTCCATCCTGAAGACCCTCGAAGGACGCCGCGACGCCGCCTTCGACGCGCTGACCGCCATCCCGGGGCTGAAGCTGGCCAAGCCCGAATCCACCTTCTACCTCTTCCCGGATGTCACCGAGACGATGCAGCGCGTCGGCATCGAAGACCTGGGTGAATTCGCCGAGGAAGCACTCCACCAGACCGGATGCTCCTTCTGCACCCGTAACCACTTCGGACGTCCCCTGCCCGGGGAAGACCGCAAGTTCATCCGCATCGCCTACTCCGGCATCTCCGCGGAACGCATCACCGAAGGGCTCGGCAAGCTGAAGGAATGGGTGGAATCCAAGTGA
- a CDS encoding 2-hydroxyacid dehydrogenase, producing the protein MSKIFIANRIPDSAVEALRAQHDVDYHDAEETIGRDELLRRVVGADAVVTLLTEKVDEELLAAAGDQLKIVANVAVGYNNIDVPACDSHGVIATNTPKVLTETTADTAFGLMLMATRRFGEGERVIRSGTPWQWGMFYMLGMGLQGKILGIVGMGQIGQAMARRAKAFGMDVVYADAFELDAATAAELGARKVDLDELLAVSDVVSLHCPLMDSTKHLINAESLKKMKKTAYVVNSARGPVVDEAALVDALKSGEIAGAGLDVFEDEPTVHPGLLECENAVLLPHLGSATVETRTAMADLAAQNVLLVLAGDPAVTAVTEKKRL; encoded by the coding sequence GTGAGCAAGATCTTCATCGCCAACCGCATCCCCGACTCCGCCGTCGAAGCGCTGCGCGCCCAGCACGACGTCGACTACCACGACGCAGAGGAGACCATCGGTCGCGATGAGCTTCTGCGTCGGGTCGTCGGAGCCGACGCCGTCGTCACGCTGCTCACCGAGAAGGTCGACGAAGAGCTGCTCGCCGCCGCCGGCGACCAGCTGAAGATCGTCGCCAATGTCGCCGTCGGGTACAACAACATCGATGTCCCCGCCTGCGACAGCCACGGCGTCATCGCCACGAACACCCCCAAGGTGCTCACCGAGACCACCGCCGACACCGCTTTCGGTCTCATGCTGATGGCCACCCGCCGCTTCGGCGAGGGCGAGCGGGTCATCCGCTCGGGCACCCCCTGGCAGTGGGGCATGTTCTACATGCTCGGCATGGGCCTGCAGGGCAAGATCCTCGGCATCGTCGGCATGGGCCAGATCGGGCAGGCGATGGCTCGCCGGGCCAAGGCCTTCGGCATGGACGTCGTCTACGCTGACGCCTTCGAACTGGACGCGGCCACTGCGGCAGAGCTGGGTGCACGCAAGGTCGACCTGGACGAGTTGCTCGCCGTGTCCGATGTGGTCAGTCTGCACTGTCCGCTGATGGACTCCACGAAGCACCTCATCAATGCCGAGTCCTTGAAGAAGATGAAGAAGACGGCCTACGTGGTGAACTCTGCCCGTGGACCGGTCGTCGACGAGGCTGCGCTGGTCGACGCCCTGAAGTCCGGGGAGATCGCCGGCGCCGGTCTGGACGTCTTCGAGGACGAGCCGACCGTGCACCCGGGCCTGTTGGAATGCGAGAACGCGGTATTGCTCCCCCACCTGGGTTCGGCCACGGTGGAGACCCGTACCGCGATGGCCGACCTGGCCGCGCAGAATGTCCTCCTGGTGCTCGCCGGTGACCCGGCAGTCACTGCGGTGACCGAGAAGAAGCGTCTCTGA
- a CDS encoding methyl-accepting chemotaxis protein has protein sequence MSLRLHGSGAAAARHRNLRRVTLRTKLAGIGAIGLLSALVLNGVAWTGISSVEEQSSAAGQSRRAAEAARNLSHALTAAKDAQIGYVSDVFTYGGKLGADDQQLRRSSFLRTSEGAKEIIDSFPTEALDAGSRRRFDSVKQNWQTFVSADAAAATAFRQGTPESINTGSEAFRQSSQTYDAIHDHLTALRTASEENARSLDAQAQSTTRTVRIASVVALILATTAILVTVALVTRRILGSLGEVRRCMDAMRQGDLTVPARSTSGDEIGDLAGACEETRLAISTVIGEVAQASGTVQSTSSRIRELSGQQASSAATTSTELSSVSSGTEDVSRGINTVASGTEEMSASIREIAKNAQDAAGVAATAVQAAEDTTSTVTKLGESSVEIGNVVKVITSIAEQTNLLALNATIEAARAGEAGKGFAVVANEVKDLARETAKATEDISHRVEQIQVDTEAAVSAISQISRIISQINDTQATIASAVEEQTATTQEMSRNVQDAASGATGIAHSVGLAVGAASTYSHVAENMNQVSEELSVQADELESLVGRFQRA, from the coding sequence ATGAGTCTCCGCCTGCACGGTTCTGGCGCTGCAGCTGCCCGTCACCGGAATCTTCGCCGGGTCACCCTACGCACCAAGCTCGCCGGCATCGGGGCGATCGGCTTGCTGAGCGCGCTGGTGCTCAACGGCGTCGCCTGGACCGGAATCTCCTCCGTCGAGGAGCAGAGTTCTGCGGCCGGTCAATCCCGCCGGGCAGCAGAGGCCGCCCGGAACCTGAGCCATGCGCTGACTGCTGCGAAGGACGCTCAGATCGGTTATGTCTCCGATGTCTTCACCTACGGGGGCAAACTCGGGGCCGACGACCAGCAGCTGCGCCGCTCGAGCTTCCTACGCACCTCCGAGGGCGCCAAGGAGATCATCGACTCCTTCCCCACCGAGGCACTCGACGCAGGTTCCCGACGTCGTTTCGACAGCGTCAAACAGAACTGGCAGACCTTCGTCAGCGCCGATGCGGCGGCGGCGACTGCTTTCCGCCAGGGCACCCCGGAATCGATCAACACCGGTTCCGAAGCCTTCCGACAGTCCTCCCAGACCTATGACGCCATCCACGACCACCTGACTGCGCTGCGCACCGCCTCGGAGGAGAACGCCCGTTCCCTGGACGCGCAGGCGCAGAGCACGACCCGCACCGTACGCATCGCCAGTGTGGTTGCCTTGATCCTGGCCACAACAGCGATCCTGGTGACAGTCGCCCTTGTCACTCGCCGGATTCTGGGTTCTTTGGGAGAGGTCCGCAGATGCATGGACGCCATGCGCCAAGGAGACCTGACCGTTCCGGCCCGTTCCACCAGTGGTGATGAGATCGGCGACCTGGCCGGGGCTTGTGAAGAAACCAGACTGGCCATTTCGACCGTGATCGGCGAGGTCGCCCAGGCTTCCGGTACGGTCCAGTCCACGTCGAGCCGTATCCGCGAGCTGTCCGGGCAACAGGCCAGTTCGGCGGCCACGACCTCCACCGAGTTGAGCTCGGTCTCCTCCGGCACCGAAGACGTCTCCCGGGGTATCAACACGGTGGCCTCCGGCACCGAGGAGATGTCGGCCTCCATCCGAGAGATCGCCAAGAACGCGCAGGACGCGGCCGGGGTGGCTGCCACCGCCGTCCAAGCCGCGGAGGACACCACCTCGACCGTCACGAAGCTCGGCGAGTCCAGCGTGGAGATCGGCAATGTCGTCAAGGTGATCACCAGCATCGCGGAGCAGACGAACCTGTTGGCCCTGAACGCGACGATCGAAGCAGCCCGGGCCGGTGAAGCCGGTAAGGGCTTCGCCGTGGTCGCCAACGAGGTGAAGGACCTCGCTCGAGAAACCGCGAAAGCCACGGAGGACATCTCCCACCGGGTCGAGCAGATCCAGGTCGACACCGAGGCTGCGGTGTCGGCGATCTCCCAGATCAGCCGGATCATCTCGCAGATCAACGACACCCAGGCCACGATCGCTTCAGCGGTGGAGGAGCAGACCGCCACCACCCAGGAGATGTCCCGCAATGTGCAGGATGCTGCCAGCGGGGCCACCGGTATCGCCCATTCGGTCGGCCTGGCCGTCGGCGCCGCCTCCACCTACTCCCATGTCGCGGAGAACATGAACCAGGTCTCCGAGGAATTGTCCGTCCAAGCCGACGAGCTGGAATCGCTGGTGGGACGTTTCCAACGAGCCTGA